AGATTTTTAAAAATATTGAGTGCATTTTTGAAAGTTTGCTCTGCGAGAATCTCGGTAGGACTCATTATCGCTGATTGAAAACCATTTTTATAGGCAACATAGGAAGCAAAAAGAGCAACAACAGTTTTACCAGAGCCTACATCGCCGTGAATTAATCTATTCATAGGATGATGAGAAGAAAAATCCTTTAGTATGTGAGACATTGTCTTTAGTTGGTCGGAAGTTAATTCAAAAGGTAGCAAAGAAGAAAACTCATCAATAAAAGAATTTTTAGTTGTAAAAGCATAACCTTCAAGTTTTTTAAAAGTCCTTTTTCTATTCAGAAGTAAATACTGGAGTTCAAACAATTCATTAAAAATAAGTCTTTTCTTTGATTTACTTATATCCTGAAATGATTGTGGAAAATGTATGTTTCTTATAGCAAAATCTAAATCCACCAAGTTATTCCTTTCCAAAACCTGCTTATCAATATAATCAAAAATTTTGTATGGAATTGAGTCTATAAAATTCTTAATTTTAGACCTCATTACTTTTTCGTTTAAACCTTCTGTTAAAGAATAAATCGGGGTAATTCTTAAAGCATTTAAAGGCTCTTTTCCTTCTTCTACAATTTCATACGCTGGTGAAGGCATTTCCCACTTGCCGTAAGAAAATTGAACCTTGCCATAAAGGTAAAGCTCCATTCCTACTTTGAAAATCTTTTTTAGATAACCTTGGTTAAACCAAACAGCAATTATAAAACCCGTTCCATCAGTTGCAAGGACAGTTAAAATATTCAATTTGCCTTTTTTTTCTTCAATATTTCTTATTCTTACCTTTAGCAGAGCATTTTCGCCTGTTGTAAGATTCACGATTTTTTTAACATCTCTTAAATCTAAATATTCTCTTGGAAAATACATGAGTAAGTCGTAAGCAGTTTCTATACGAAGTTTGTATAGTTTTTTAGCAAGCTCAGGTCCAATTCCTTTTACATACTGAACGGGGATAAAAAGTTCAGATAGTTTTGTTTTCTTTAAACTATTTTCTACTTCATTTGAGATTTTAGATTGCCTAACGTGGCTATCTTTCTTTAAATTAGATTCAATTAAAGACAAACATTCCCTAATGATAATTTTTCTTTCTTCGGAAGTCCTCTCATCGTAATCTTTAAAAAGTTTTGTTAACTTTCTTTTTAGGTTTACATCATCTAAATCAGTAAGAGATTTCAGAATAAATTTATCCAAACCTCCAATTACAGCATCGTTATTGCAACCACGTTTAAGTTCAAGTCTAAGTGGATTAGTAAGTTTTTCAAAATTCATTTATAAATTAGATTTAAAAAACTCTCTCCATTAATTCTTTCCACGTTAAAGATCTCAGAAATCGTTGCAGAAATGTCGGCAATTGATTTACGTAAACCTAGGTTAACATTAGGTTGGATATGTTTCCCATATACTATTAGAGGAGTAAATTCTCTTGTATGGTCGGTATGATTCTTAAAGGTAGGATCACAGCCATGGTCTGCTGTTATCAAAAACATATCGTAGTCCTTCAAACCATTAAGTATTTTAGGTAGATAATTATCCACATCTTTCAAACCTTTTCCATACGATACAAAATCTCTTCTGTGCCCCCAATTTGCATCAAATTCAACAAGATTCGTAAAAATAATGCCATGGTAATCTTTATTTATCTCTTGAATAGTTTTCTCAAGACCATCGGTATTGTTATCGGTATGAACGGATTCAGTTAGACCTGTTCCTGCAAACAGATCATGGATTTTTCCAATTCCAACTACATTTAATCCCTTTTCCTTAATAAGATCAAGCACGGTTTTGTGAGGTGGCTTTACGGCATAATCCCTTCTTTCCGAAGTCCGAATAAAACCAGTTTCTAAAGATCCTACAAATGGACGAGCAATAACCCTTGCAACTTCATGTTCACCAATGCAAACCTCAAACCTTGCAATCTCGCACATTCTGTATAACTCTTCAAGTGGAATTACATCTTTGTGGGCTGCAATTTGAAACACAGAGTCTGCAGATGTATAAACAATTGGATTTCCAGTTTTTTTATGTTCTTCATAAAACTCTTTTATGATTTCTGTGCCAGAAGCAGGTTTGTTTCCAATCACTTTTTTATGAGTTAATGCCTCAAATTTTTCAATAACCTCTTTAGGAAACCCATTTGGATATGTAGGAAAAGCCTTTTTTAGAATTACACCAGTCATCTCCCAATGTCCACTAATTGAATCCTTCCCTTTAGAATTTTCTTTTAATCTTCCATATGAAGCGATATAATTTCCAGGTTCATTGAAAATTACACCACGCAAACCCAATTTTTCAAGATTTGGAAAAGTTAAATCCGGATTGTATTGAATCGTATGTAAAAGGGTGTTTGCTCCCCAATCACCGTATTCAATAGCATCTTCTGCTTCACCTGCACCGACGCTATCAAGCACTAAAATTATAACTCTTTTAATTTCCATTGCTACCTCCCATTGCATAACATCGCTTTTATTATTATAATTAAATTGACTGTTTTGAAAACTTTTTGCTTTTAAGATATTTTAGTTAAAATTATAAAGATGTTTAGATTAATCGATACCAAAGAAAACAATGGAGCATTTAACATGGCAATAGATGAAGCCCTGTTAATTGCCCAAGCAAAATATGGTTCAAGTCCCGTTTTGAGGGTTTACAAATTTGTTCCTCCAACTCTTTCAATTGGCTATTTTCAATCGGCAATTAAAGAAGTTGATTTTGAAAGTTTAACAAAAAAAGGTTATGGTTTTGTAAGAAGACCCACAGGAGGAAAAGCTGTCCTACACGACAGAGAATTAACATACAGTATTACAATTACATACCCACATAGAATACTCAAGATGAACCTGTTAGATTCATTTCACCACCTTTCAACAGGGATAATAAAAGCAATAGAATACCTTGGAGGAAACGCATACTTTTCTAAAAAAGAGGACAAGAATTTTTCTAATCCTTCTTGCTTTGCTTCTCCAACGTTTTCTGATATCTTACTTAATGAAAAAAAGGTTGTAGGTTCAGCACAGATGAGAAACAAAATTGGTTTGTTGCAGCACGGTTCAATAATTTATGAGGTTGATGTAAGAGACATTTTTGAGTGCTTCAATCTTGAAGAAAAAACAAGGCAAAGACTTATAGAGGATGGTCAAAATAAAATTACTTCACTCTCACAAGAATTAAAAAGAAAAATAACCTTTGAAGATGTTAAAATTAACTTAATCAAAGGCATGCAAGAAATTCTAAACGAAGAGATTGTTGAAAGTAAATTAACTTCTTTAGAACTTGATATTGCATACGATTTATATAAAAACAAGTATAATACTAAAGAATGGAATTTTAAAAGATGAGAGGTGAAATATGGGAAAAGAAAGTAAAATTAGACAACTTAGAAAACAGGGTAAAATACCTAAAGTTGTGCATAATAGGAAGCCTTCTAGGTTAGCAAGAATTATTGTTCCGATATTAATATTTCTTTTTATTTTTGGAATAGTATCATCTGTATGGGGGTATGTTGAAAAAGATACAGTTGCAAAGGTCGGAAGAGAAAGCATTACATTTAACCAAGTAGACCAGTATCTAAATTACTATAAAGATCTCTACAGCCAGCTTGGACAAACACTAACTGCCGCACAAGAACAACAATTCAAAGAGAGTATTATTAATAACCTCATTGAAGAATCCCTTCTGGTCCAGTATGCAAAAGACCACAATCTAAAAGCAGACGAAGCAACTTATAAGAAAAACTTAAGCGATCAAATTAATAGTTATATCGACCAGCAAAAAAAGCAAATTGGGGAAGCTAATTTTAATAATTATGTAACTGCTCAATACGGTTCTCTTGATGCATTCAAAACATACCTTGAGAAGGTCTTTGGACCATCAGTTGAAAGACCATTACTTGCCGATGCCGCATTAAATGATAAGAACAAAGACATTAAAGTAACAGACGAGGAAATTAAAAAGTTTTTCAATTCTGTTAAAGAAGTCTCTGCAGAGCATTTACTTGTTTTGTTACCAAATAATAGGGCTGAACAAATAGCAAATGATATTTTAAAAGAGATTAACGAGAAAAAATCAACAAAAGATTTTAACTTCAAGATTTTTGCAGAGAATAAAGTCAAGGAAATAAACGACAAAGAAGGTAAAGAAGTTTTAAAGTATGAAAACCTTGGATATTTTGGAAAAGGAGTTATGGTTAAAGAATTCGAAGATGCCGTTTTTAATGAAAATGTAAAAGTGGGAGACATTATAGGTCCTGTAAAAACAGAATACGGATTTCATATCATCCATATCTTGGGGGAAAAGACAGTTCAGGAAACATACGATCAACCAGAAAAAGTCAATGTGAGGATGGTCAAATTTAATTTTACTCCAAATGATAGTAAATCACAAGATTTAGCGTACACCTCAGCAAATAGCATATCAATCCAAACAAAAAGGGGAATGGACTTTATTGAAGCAGTAAAAAGATTCTCACAGGATGAAGCAACAAAAAACAACAATGGAGAAACAGGATACTTTACTAAAGAAGAAAGACCTGAGATATTCAACGCAGTAATTAAACTAAAGAAGGGAGAAATCACTTCCCCAATTAAAACTCAAGATGGTTATGTTGTTGCACAGTTAATCGATATTCAACCTGCTAAAGAAGCTACACTCGCTGACAAAGATACCTACGCAAAGGTAAAAGACGAGCTCATAAACGTAAAGAAGCAAGAGGTTAAAAAGGCATTCATTGAAGAACTTAAAAAACAATACGGAGTAAGGACAACAAATCCTGGAAGAATTATTGCTAATTTCTTAAGAAAATTTGTTGCAACTCCATTCAACAATTTACAAGCTTGGATAAATAGCTTATCCAAATCATCTACTATCACCCCTTCTAACCCTAGCACAGGAACAGATGGGACTGAACCTCTACAACCCATAAACCCTTCTTCAGGAAGCTAACATGAAAAGCAGTCAAACTTTTAAGAAAAAAAGGAAAATAAATATTAAAAAATTATTAATTCCTATCTTATCACTATTGGTTATTGTTGCAATATTTATAAGTGTTTACACCTCGGTATTTTTGCCATGGAACAATGTGTTTCTTGAAGTTGATAAAAATAAAATAACTTACGATGAAATAAATTACCAAATTTACCTTGCAGCAAAAACTCTGAACGCACAGCTGCCTAGCCTCACTTCATCAGATCCAAAAGAACTCGTTGCAGCAAAGAATGTGTTGCAACTTGCATATGTAAATACCATT
This genomic window from Caldisericaceae bacterium contains:
- a CDS encoding peptidylprolyl isomerase, translated to MGKESKIRQLRKQGKIPKVVHNRKPSRLARIIVPILIFLFIFGIVSSVWGYVEKDTVAKVGRESITFNQVDQYLNYYKDLYSQLGQTLTAAQEQQFKESIINNLIEESLLVQYAKDHNLKADEATYKKNLSDQINSYIDQQKKQIGEANFNNYVTAQYGSLDAFKTYLEKVFGPSVERPLLADAALNDKNKDIKVTDEEIKKFFNSVKEVSAEHLLVLLPNNRAEQIANDILKEINEKKSTKDFNFKIFAENKVKEINDKEGKEVLKYENLGYFGKGVMVKEFEDAVFNENVKVGDIIGPVKTEYGFHIIHILGEKTVQETYDQPEKVNVRMVKFNFTPNDSKSQDLAYTSANSISIQTKRGMDFIEAVKRFSQDEATKNNNGETGYFTKEERPEIFNAVIKLKKGEITSPIKTQDGYVVAQLIDIQPAKEATLADKDTYAKVKDELINVKKQEVKKAFIEELKKQYGVRTTNPGRIIANFLRKFVATPFNNLQAWINSLSKSSTITPSNPSTGTDGTEPLQPINPSSGS
- the recG gene encoding ATP-dependent DNA helicase RecG; protein product: MNFEKLTNPLRLELKRGCNNDAVIGGLDKFILKSLTDLDDVNLKRKLTKLFKDYDERTSEERKIIIRECLSLIESNLKKDSHVRQSKISNEVENSLKKTKLSELFIPVQYVKGIGPELAKKLYKLRIETAYDLLMYFPREYLDLRDVKKIVNLTTGENALLKVRIRNIEEKKGKLNILTVLATDGTGFIIAVWFNQGYLKKIFKVGMELYLYGKVQFSYGKWEMPSPAYEIVEEGKEPLNALRITPIYSLTEGLNEKVMRSKIKNFIDSIPYKIFDYIDKQVLERNNLVDLDFAIRNIHFPQSFQDISKSKKRLIFNELFELQYLLLNRKRTFKKLEGYAFTTKNSFIDEFSSLLPFELTSDQLKTMSHILKDFSSHHPMNRLIHGDVGSGKTVVALFASYVAYKNGFQSAIMSPTEILAEQTFKNALNIFKNLNMNIALLTSSTKRKERLKILDDLQNGNIDIIIGTHALIEEDVSFKKLGLVVVDEQHRFGVMQRGALKNKAIQPHTLVMSATPIPRTLALTLYGDLDISEIRVLPKGRKPVITKVFLNDEESPYSLVQEELNKGHKAYIVCPLIEDSDSLEVKSVETLFNKLKNTHLKNYKIAKLHGAMPSVDKQKVIDDFKNGDIQAIVSTTVVEVGVDVKDATVIVVEDADRFGLATLHQLRGRVGRSDLQSYCLLIVRTPSKESVERLRILEKTNNGFEVAEEDLRLRGEGEIFGTKQSGLSNLHLYSLMQEDSITLLEQARSEALSMINKEITWEEERVEELKRIISKKYEDAILLIEVG
- a CDS encoding lipoate--protein ligase family protein; the protein is MAIDEALLIAQAKYGSSPVLRVYKFVPPTLSIGYFQSAIKEVDFESLTKKGYGFVRRPTGGKAVLHDRELTYSITITYPHRILKMNLLDSFHHLSTGIIKAIEYLGGNAYFSKKEDKNFSNPSCFASPTFSDILLNEKKVVGSAQMRNKIGLLQHGSIIYEVDVRDIFECFNLEEKTRQRLIEDGQNKITSLSQELKRKITFEDVKINLIKGMQEILNEEIVESKLTSLELDIAYDLYKNKYNTKEWNFKR
- a CDS encoding phosphopentomutase, whose protein sequence is MEIKRVIILVLDSVGAGEAEDAIEYGDWGANTLLHTIQYNPDLTFPNLEKLGLRGVIFNEPGNYIASYGRLKENSKGKDSISGHWEMTGVILKKAFPTYPNGFPKEVIEKFEALTHKKVIGNKPASGTEIIKEFYEEHKKTGNPIVYTSADSVFQIAAHKDVIPLEELYRMCEIARFEVCIGEHEVARVIARPFVGSLETGFIRTSERRDYAVKPPHKTVLDLIKEKGLNVVGIGKIHDLFAGTGLTESVHTDNNTDGLEKTIQEINKDYHGIIFTNLVEFDANWGHRRDFVSYGKGLKDVDNYLPKILNGLKDYDMFLITADHGCDPTFKNHTDHTREFTPLIVYGKHIQPNVNLGLRKSIADISATISEIFNVERINGESFLNLIYK